The Macaca nemestrina isolate mMacNem1 chromosome 15, mMacNem.hap1, whole genome shotgun sequence genome segment agATGGACACGTGTTTACATTTGCAAAGAGTTAGCTTGGAGTCCACTTATTCTCCAAGAGAAGTCATGTCAAAAGCCAGTAAGTGGCTTTCCAACTTGCCAAACCTCTCCAAAAACAATTTCCTGCGTGAAACCGGAGCTGTGGGCGTCATGCTCTGGGGCACATCTGGGATCATTTTACCCATTAGGAAAACTGGGGTCATTTGGATTTGGGCATTCTTGCAGTGGGGGGTATTGTTAAGTGGGGACTCTTTGGGTGGGTGTTCTGCCCCAGGCAAATTCACTCCTTGTCCATAAAGAGGTGGAAATCTGAACTGTGTGTGAGCAATGACAGAAGCCTCCCAAGACCAGGATGCTTCAGGCCTGTCCTCCTAAGGGGCTCCTTCCTCAAAGAGGCAGCGGGGGCAGGTAGATGGAGCAAGGGCGAGTCCACTGCTGGGCACGAGCTTTGGATGGTGGAGGTCTAAAGCCTGCTTGCTTTGTCTGTCCTTGACTTCAACCTATCTTGGGGAAAgagggcaaaagaaaaaaagaaaggtatgtTATGAAAGCATAGCTCTGTAGCTTTGTGAAGCTGAAAAAGGGAACGTCTTCTTACTGCCTCTCCAGCCTGTTCCCTGATTGGAACTGTACGTACCCTCTTCCCAGTGCTTCTCAGTAATTTCCGAGCCTACCACCAGACTGGAAAAGTGTGAAAAGAACAACACCAGCAGACAAGGCTGCTGGGAGCCCTCCCGCAGCCTGGCTCCATCTTTGATTATCACAAGCTAAGGATGGTGGCAGCTTCCACTCTGAGAATGCAAATCTGGGAATTACTAACTTGAATCTTGCAAGAAAGCAAGAACTTTGGCTTAATAAGAAACTTTTTCTTCCCAAGCAAAGCTTCTTACTAGAGCTTTACGTGAGTCATAGAGACCTGAAAGAACCACTTTTCCAGGCCCTGCTGGGACACCTGCACCACCAATCGCATCTTTTGAACATGTGACACAGAACAGTAATAATCACCACAACAGCAAAAGGATCTGTGTGCTTCTCCTGTATAGGGCTCCCTTCTGGCTGTTCCCTGAGCACACTCTGGGGCCTTTGTACTCACTGGTTCCCCTGCCTGAAATCCCTTTCCCTCACTCATCCCTATGGCTCCTCCCAGCCTTCCTTCAGGTCACCTGGTCAGAAAGAGGAGGCCGCATCAACCCAATCTCAAACTGCAATCACCCCACGCTTCCTACCCCTGCCGTGTCTTTTGTTATTCTTTGCAATCTCACTTTATATTGTACATGTTTGCTGTCTGCATCCCCCACTAGTTAAGCTCCATAACCTTGTTCCTGCTGTGTCCCCAACATCAAgaaccgtgcccagcccacagcAGGTGCCCAACAAGTCTTTGCTGAACGAATgcataagtgaatgaataaatgatgcaATGGATGGATGGGTTTAATTACATCCCGCCCTCACTGAGAGGAGCTTTGGTTTGgggtgaggaagagaaaaagaggaaaaagaatgaagaggcaAAGTGGGACCATCTGGGTCTGACTCATGCTCTCCCGGGCTCTGTCTCTTCCGCCTCGGCCCTCCTCCTCCCGCTCCATTTTTATTATGGATGCTGACAGATCCCTCTCTGGACTAGACTAGAAGTGATCTGCCACCAATTTGGAAAGCCTCCTGTATACTGAGCATGGTTTCATCTTCCCTTGATCAGTCTCTGTAGAAACCCAAGCCACCTCCAGGCTATTATTATAAACATAAATTACCATCCCGTTGCAGATGTGCTGCTGAGTCTTAATAACGACTTCTGATTGATAGAATGACAAATAAGCCCAGTTTGACTACAGGAACATCAGGATCTCTCATACAAAAAAGACAAgtgggttaaaaaaataataaaatgaactgGAGAACCAAGGGACCCTGCTGTCAAGCTGCTGTCATTCACCTCGGCCCGGAATCAGCTgctgaaaagaagaaatgattttTTGGGGGAGAAAGAGCACATGTTGCTAAGGAAGCAGAGGCAAAGCGTGGGCCTAGGCAGGGCAGCCTGCAGGGCCTCTGAGAGTGGTGGTTGGCTAGCTTTGTCCAGGCCAGTGAAATCCAGGCAGGACATCACTGCCCAGAGCCACAAGGGATGCAAGGGCTGGCTCCTAGGACACAGAGCAGGGTGGCCAGGGCCAGGTAAGTGACAGCAGCTGTCCACAGCTTCAGCCTGCTCTGCCCCCAGAAACGGTCCACCAAAGACACCACTGCCTGTGGGTGTAGCATCCCATGAGATCTGGGGTTCCCACTGGGCCAGACCAGATGCCATCCCCTCAAAACACCGTCCACCCACCCCCGAAGGAATGACACATCGCATCTTCACCTCCTTTGACACAGGCCTCTGTTGGCACCTCtcaccttcccttcctcttctttgtctgttttttctgCCGTCCTTGAATTACTGTGGGGAGAGAGCTGGTTTTAGTGAATCAACCTGCCTTTCCCTGTGGCTGGTTTTTCGGTGTCAAATTATGACTGCCTCTTCCCCACCAGTGAGCACATTAGTGCGTTCCCCAAGGACCGCGTCTCAGGCACAGTTTCTGAAGGCTGAGCTCTCAGTGGGTGGATTTCTACCAAAGTACAGAATATGCTCACCACTCAGTTATTCACCGGATGTTTAAACGCCCAGAAGGAGGGAAAAACCATGCAGTTCACACTGGGTTTTGCAGATGGCAGATCGTGGGGTCCTGAGCGCTACCGTCTGCCTTGTTGGGGTGTTGGGAGCTCACCCCTGCCTACGTCTCTTTTGTGTGCATCCGGGCAGCTCACCTACACCTGCTCCAGGAAGGGTTTTGAAAGGGCTGATCTGCCTGACTGGCTTCGTGAATCTTGGCCCAAAGTTAAGAAAAAGAGGAGTAAGGAGTATTAACAGGAATACCTGTTAAGTGAATAACAGCTCAAAGCCCCTGGGTCAAACATGGAGTCTGCCTGTTGGTCCCATTCAACGTGATCTACAAGCTTCCCTAAAGCAGCCAGGACAGACCACAGGGTCTCAAACTTGGGGGCCCCCAGGGGCTACAAAGTAAGATAAATTAGTGACACAGGTAAATGGATATTGCACGTCCTACTCAAACACGAGATGCCCCCGCTCAGTTCCAGCTGAGCGCGGCCAAAGAGGAGAGAGTCTCTGAGACCAGATGGTCCTACgtgctgggtttttgtttttggttttgttttccccAACAAGCCTTTTGCACTTTTATGGGCTATTTTCGAGAAGGCTAAAAACATGCATTTGGCAGGGGTTAATTCTTCAACCTTTTAAGTGTGGCAACTTATTCAGATTTTCACAAACTGCTGTACAGGCCAGAAAAACATGTCTGGAAACCAGATGCAGCTATGGCCACTGTGAAGCCTCTTTCCAAAGGGCAGCAAGCGGGTGGGCACGCTGCATCTCCTGCCCTCCTGATGCTGAGGACCTGGGTCTTTTCTGGGCTCAGCACCTCCTTTCTCTGGCCCACAAGATGACAGTGGGTCAGGATATGACCGAACCATCCTAGACCCTCCTTTGAGAAGCCCCTGGCCTGGCCCTGCCAAGGGTTGATGCCTATCTGCAAATGAGTGAAACTGGAGGAGGGTCATACCTGCTGACGTCCAGAGTTTGGGTGCAAAAGTGCAGGCAGGCCTTGTCATATCTCCCCACACAAGTGCAGCGCGAGTGTGGTCGATGCGAAAGCTGCAGGTTCCCTGGAAGCAGCCCCGCAGACCTCTTGCCCCGGAAGCTTCCTCTGTAGTTGGACAGTCCATAGGGCACGGTCTGTCTGCAAAGCACAGGGTAATGTTAGGCAAGCACACGCAGGCCTCCCTGCTCAGGGCCCCCAAGGGTGTGGAGCGAGAACTGCTGCTTGGCTGAAAAGGTCTCAGATACTGGTGTTCACACCCTCCCTGCTACAGCTCTGGGTCTTAGGAAGGTTCTGGAGTGAACTGTGCACTCCCTGCCCTCCGCAACCCCCAGGAAGAGAGTTGGGGCTGAGGGCATGGAAGGACATGGAGGGTCTGGGTAGCTGGGCAGCAGCCAGCCCTCTCAGAGTCCAGCAGGCGTCTGGGCATGTGTGCCTGCACTTGTGAGGCCCTTAGCCTCACCCGAGGCACCGgctgcaggtgtggcctgaacgCCCCAGGGCTCGGCGCTCTGTGAACATGGGTGGGCTTTCATTCTCTTCAAGACCAAACCATGGCTGGCCTAGCTCCTCTGGGCCGGGTTCTGCTCCTCGGCTCTGGAAGCACCATCTGGGCCTCCACCTCTCTTCATAGAAAGCCGAGAAATAATTAAAGACAACCATAGCACCCTTTCCAGAGGCTTTTCTTCCTATGCCAAGGGCATGTGGGGCAACCTACATGCTGGTCCAGGTCTTTGCCCTGATCAGACCACCTGCCTACCCCACAGCCTGAGGCCAGAACTGGGCCTCGAACTGAGTTTCTTCCGTGTGCACAGCAGGCCTTGCAGTTTGTGCTAATGAGAAGACGGCAAATGCAATTACAGTCATTAGAGATGCATCCTGGCCTCTGAAAGTTGCTTCCTCATCAGAAGGAACACTCCGTGCCCTCAGAGAGGTGGGCAAGGGCCCAGCCATGCGGCTGAGGGTGGAGCCAGCCTCAGAAGAGCCACATTATGAAGAAGGCTTGAAAGTGTTTACCAATTTCATTTATGGTTGGTGTTGGCAGGAGGAGTGTAATGGAGTGGTTCAGAGCAAAACCCATGAAACCTGGTTCTAATGAGTGTGCACATCCAAATCATCACTCCCCAGAGAAGAAGGCAGTTCAGCGGGAAGAAGTTAAAAGCAGATTCTTAACTTACTAGCATGATTTGAGGGACAAATTACTAATAGCTAGAAGAAACATGTGGCCAAATCCACTTTTTCAATAAATCTTGGTTTTCTCACTAGTCCCCAAAGATTAACCACGTTGGTTTCCATGAACCCCACTTCGTAGTAGCAATTATCCACTTCAAAGGGAGTCCTGAATCccctctgcattttcttttttctttcttttttttttttcttttttttttttgagacggagtcttgctcttgttgcccaggctggagtgcaatggcacagatctcagctcactgcaacctccgcctccctgattcaagcaattctcctgccttagccttccgaatagctgggactacagacacgtgccaccgtgcccagctaattattattgttattatttgtatttttaatagagatagggtctcaccgtgttagccaggatggtctgcatctcctgaccttgtgatctgcccacctcagcctcccaaagtgctagattacaggtgttagccactgcacccagccccactctgcattttcaaaataaaatcaaattgaatttcttttcatttgaatCACACACCATAAAGCCTTTTTGAGGCGGTGAGGGCAAACTGGGCAAGGGCGCCTCACAGTCTCCCTGCTGGGTTGGACACAAGAGCCTAAAACTGACCCCGCCCTGTTTTTCAACTCTTGTTCTCCCCGCTAACTCCTTCCCACCCAAGTTCCTCGAGAAACAGAGGTGGTGGGTTCCCTCCAGGCAGAGACAGGCTCCACTGATGAGCCGTCTGTGCTCAGGAAACGGAGACAGAGGGCAGGATCCAGCCCTTTACTGAGCCAGTTTTTTCTCAGGAATGGGAAATGGGGGTAAGGGGTGCAGCAAGACACAATGTAGAcattgttttgaggcagggtttggCTAAAGGTGTATTTTTCCAGTAATAGGGCCACATTGAATCTCTAAGTTTTGACATTAAATCCAGACCCCATTTCTCGGTGAAAATTACACACAAGGAATAACAACGCTCCCATTTCTCCATCAACAGTGAGACCTGCAATTTTGAAATTGCTATCAGCTGATTATGCATTTACACACGTAGAGCCACTCAACTTGAGCAAAAACACTCTAAAGTGTTTTAAGTAAGGAAACAAGGCAACGTGGTATTTGTTAATAAAGACAGGCTTAGCACTTCCCCAGCCGCCAACCGCAGCAAAGTGCTGGTATGCAAATGAAACCTGGCAGTTTCAGAGAATGTTTAGAGAGGCAGggcccccctcccctcccccacagccTTGAGGCACACAAACCCCTCCACCAAGGCCTGGGCCTTCCAGGTGTGCATCCTGCTGGCTCACCTGTGCGGAGGTGAGGGAAGCTGATGGCCCAGCAGGGCCTGCCCCTGACATTGTAGAGTATGGAACAAGAGTTCACAATGGAGGCCCACCTCCCACAGGGCTAATCATTTAAAGGTTTCAATCGATCTGATAAGCCCTTAAACGAAAAAGTGTTATCTCCTGTATCTGGACAACTGTGGCTTCCAAACACCTTGCAGGTCCAGCCTTTAATTTAGAATCCTGGGCTCCTGGCCATTCCGTATTGGAATGTGGTGGAGACCCAGCACCTTCTCTGCCATCCTGCTCCATCCCACACCAGCGCTGGCTTCAAGCACTCCCCGTGGATGCCCCAGGCTGCTTCCCTGTAAGCAGCTGTCACCCTGCAGGCCTGCAGATATGTACCTGGAGCCCTGCTCACCCCCAAGTGTCAGGCCCTGGAGGATACCTGTGCAGGCCCTGGAAGTGGTCTTGGGGGATGTGTGAGTAGGGAATTCCAGCCCCTGAATACCTGGAACATGGTCTTGAAGAGGGTGCATTTGGCTTTCAGTCCCAGACTCTTGCAGTGGGGTGGGAGGCATGGCCAGAGTGGTGTCAGAGGCAGTCCTCTAACCCACAGGGCCCAGAGTTGCGGTGTTTCTTACCCAAGTCTAAAGGCAGATTACCGGATCCTCAAAAGAGAGGGCaggtcttttacttcttttttaccCACCATGGGCCTCACACAAGGCCAGGCGAACAGATTATTGATTGAGAACTGATAGTTCATGGTGAGATCATTCTAGTCTGGCAAGACTGGATTCTTTTCACCGTAAGGAGTTCAATAACCACAAAAATCACTGAAAGAATCTCCAACATTTTTAAGCATCCACTATATACGTAGTATCAATGTAAGTGTCATAGGGACACAGAAAGGCGTACCCCTATGTGTCCCTGCCTTCAGGAGTTATATGCTGTTGGACTACGAAAACAGGTAAAGGAAAAAAGGCCAGTAGGTACAGGTATGTGCAAggtacacacagagacacatgacCTGGTAATACTGTTCTTATGTTACATGATGATCACTTCACCCTCTCAACAACTTCCTGGTCGACAAAAGGGTGGTCGGACAAAGCAAAGGAGACACTGCATGGAAAATACTTAGCAAAGTGCCATAAGCAAACAGCAGCTACTACTGTTATTTATCTGGTCTGGGAGGTCAAGTGAGTTGTATCAGAAAAGTTCCATCTACTAAGCCTGGCATTTGAGATGTTTGACTTAGCAATAAAAAAGGGTAATAAGGAACCCAAGGCCACAGGTCACCTCATTCGACACCACCTTCTTACCGAGGTCTGACGCCAGATTACCAGCTCATGAGCGCTTCTATTTCAGTTGTGATAACGTACTCATATCTCATGAgcctttatatttcatttttgtactGCTTCGTCACTGGCTGTTTACTGAATAGTGAACAGGAAAGACCTAACAGTGGACCATGAACGTGAAATGAAATTGGCCAAGAACCTTTGATCAGCATGCCCTGCCCAGTGGTTGGGGCCTACTGCTCTGTAATACAATGGAGTTTTCAGAATACAATCCTTTATACAAGTAGGCAGCTCTTTCATCTGTTCATGTCTCAGTTATAACACAGAGCTCCATGCAAAAGAAAAGCAGGTGAGAAGATTAATCCAAATACccttggaaaaaacaaaatacccTCTAGCACACCTACATATGCAATCTCTGGTGTTGTGTGTGTTCATCTAATAAATTATCACTCAACTTATGTATTCAGGACATTCATTATTTGATTGGTGACATCAGAGTCTTATTTATCAAAAGTTTCTTATTTGTCACATTTTTCCAAACATCATGTCTaagtattattaaatattaaattcccAAATCTCCCATATTCATTCTTCATCTGCAACACCACACTGAAAATGCTTTATTTCTCTCTACAAGAAGTTTCTGAATAAGGAAAGCtgacttttgttttaaagattcTGTTTTTAAGTTCCGTGTTGCCTtttcataaatgaattaatactcTCCATCTTTCTGATCAGGAACCTGGCCTGTATATCTGAAGCTTTTAAAGAAGAGACACAGGTATTCCCACTGACCAGATTCTAAATTCTTAGGAAAGCTTATCAAACTGTCATTCCCTATTGAAAACCCAGTTTTTATTCCACCCACCACAACTGAAtagcattcaacaaatacttgccAACTGCTTTTCAACATGCAGGTGCTGGACTAGACTCCGGGTGAAACTTATGAAAAGACAGACAAGGGGCGGGGCCCTGCACACATACACTTTTAATCCAGTACTGAGGTTAGCAAATTGGCATTTTTGTCAGCTTTTTACAGtcaacagtgttttgtttttggttttgttttgagacagagtttcactttgtcgccaggctggagtgcactggcgcaatcttggctcactgcaacctccgcctcctgggtttaagcgattctcgtgccttagcctcccaagtagttgggactacaggcacataccaccacacccagctaatatttttgtatttttagtagagacagggtttcaccatgttggccaggatggtctcagtctcttgatctcgtgatccgcccccctcagcctcccaaagtactgggattacaggcgtgaaccatagTGTTTTTTGTTAAATCTGGAAATTTCACATAAACATCccaatttccagcttttcttgaAAATTGGAAGTTGTGCTAATACCAACCTCATATTCCAGCATGGCAGCCAGGTAATGATGTCAGAAACTGGGCGTAAGCCCTTCATTCTGCCCCAGTCCCCACCATTTTCAGTAGTTTTATACCTGGCCCCATTCactcatcttttttatgtgtCTGGCCCTCAGGAGCATCTGAGTTTACAACTCCTAGTCTAGTGGTTTATTCCATAAAGCGAACGCAGACAGGTCAGATGACACATGAACAAAATTAGTACCTGATACTATTTTCCTCTTTACAAATAGAGGTGTTGTTTCATTTAAATAGAggtattgttttcatttaaaaagcccAGCTGGTGACTTGAGTGTCTCCCTAACAAATAGAACATGTTCATGTCACACTTACGATACATGTCAAGTTGATGATTTACTTCCTCGGTTCACATTTTTCCTTCTGAACTGGGAAAGCAGAGGCAATATTGCCTTTTGGCCCAGGGGACATATTGTACAGAAAGCGTGGCTCTGTGACTTGTCCTGTGGCCAGGAGGAGGAGAAACAACTGTTTCCCACTGGCAGACAGTCAGGAGGCAGCCCCCAGCTGCCAGGCACCAGCAGTCATTGGACACCACCTCCTGCCATTCCCTGGAGAAACAACTTCTAGACCCTTGCACGCTTTCTAACTACAGCTCGATTTCAGATTTTATTACATTCCCTAGAAGGCATCCCTCATCAACTCTCCCAAGCTTAGAAATGTCTGCCTGGGCAGGGAGAAAAGTGTCAATCACCTTTATTTACCATCCGTAATCTGAACCAGTTAGAACGTGGCTCTAATGAGTAAGACAGGGTGAAATAGGAAGATTAATCCAAATACccttagaaaaaacaaaatgcccTCCAGCACACCTACATATGCAATTTCTGGTGTGGAAGTGGCTGACTTTTCAAAGGCCCATGAAAGGGATCCTCTGCTTCAGCAAACATCCAGCAGACACTGCTACGCATGAACACATGGAGACAAAGGGGAGGGATAGGACCAGGAACAGGGGCACCTGCACTCCAAGGACTGAGAAGCAGGGAATTCTCTGCAGCCGGAGGCCAGCATTGGTTATTTTTGTCTCCTAGGATCCAGTCTGCCATCTTTTCTTTGGAGAATTATCCCCCTCCCATTGTGTGAGGTCCCTGGGGGTCAATCAGTCGATGGGCCTCACCTACCTCTGCCTGAGGACTGGTCAGGAGACCTAAACTGGGCCAATCTGACTCCCTCTCTCCCGAGACTCCTGAGAGGGGAAACTCGAGATCAGAAAATACTCTGGAGCTATGATTTGCCAAGTGGCCCCACCCCCCGCTTGTCCACTTGCTACACCCCTAGACCCCCAATCCTGTCCTAGCACCCCTCCTTTCAGAGCCTAGGGTTTCTTCTCACCTCCAGTCTGTGAGCTTTCCGGCATCCTTCCAATAAACTCCTCCTGTGCTTTGCCAGCTAGACTACGTTTCTGTTGCTTGTGACCAGTGAACTCtggctgaccctggacctcactTTCATGAGATGGCAACCACGGCCTCTTGGGTGTAAGAGGAAGGCTTGTAGTCTCCCCAGCTGCTGAGGACAAGCAAAAATTTTCTTCACTGCAACAACACAAAAAAAAGCATGTTCAAAATCAGGACAAACCCAGCACAGTCAGCTGACTGGAGTCCTTTCCCCCAGGTGTGCGCACTGTGAAATGTCTGCCCTCCACAGGTGGAAGCAGGCTATGCCCCTCCTTTCCCCTAGGTGTGCCCACTGCCCACTGTCTGTCCTTCAGCAGGTGGAGGCAGGTATGCGATCCCTTCCTTCCAGGAGGCTCGGAGCCCACCCCCGGACACTCATTTGACCACCTCAGAAGTTTTGTCCTCTACTGAACTTATTCCTTGCCCACTCATCAAATGCTTATGAAAGTCTGCTGTGGGCCAGGTCTTATGCCAGACAGCCCATGGGGTGCTCTTCCAACCTCCAGGAAAGAAAATAGGCCAGGAAACATAGCTCCTCAGTGACCTCATTATACAAGCAGAGAACACACATGGGCGCTTTCTGGTTCTAAAGAATATTATACAAAGCTTATGCTTCCTAAACATCAGAACAGTGAACCGGCAATTCATAGCTTTACTTCTGCTGCAGAAAATTCTCACGGTTTAAAGTTGGGAGGACCCAAGGCAGACCGTTCATCCCACCACCCCACAAGATGGGAAGTCCATCTCCTGCAGCCTTCTGAAAGAGCCCATGATTCTAGAATATTTGGAAATATCAAAAACAGTGAGCAATGTGCTGTGGGTTAAttgtcacctttttaaaaaatacactctCTCCCCCTCTTTTCCCCCTCAAAAAATCTTTGGAATTATCCAGGACTTGGCTGTTTGAGAATTTTAACAGTATCacc includes the following:
- the LOC105470568 gene encoding endothelin-3 isoform X3; amino-acid sequence: MEPGLWLLFGLTVTSAAGLVPCSQSGDAGRRGVSQVPTAARSEGDCEETVAGPGEGTVAPTALQGPSPGSPGQEQVAEGAPEHHRSRRCTCFTYKDKECVYYCHLDIIWINTPEQTVPYGLSNYRGSFRGKRSAGLLPGNLQLSHRPHSRCTCVGRYDKACLHFCTQTLDVSSNSRTAEKTDKEEEGKVEVKDRQSKQALDLHHPKLVPSSGLALAPSTCPRCLFEEGAP
- the LOC105470568 gene encoding endothelin-3 isoform X1, with the translated sequence MEPGLWLLFGLTVTSAAGLVPCSQSGDAGRRGVSQVPTAARSEGDCEETVAGPGEGTVAPTALQGPSPGSPGQEQVAEGAPEHHRSRRCTCFTYKDKECVYYCHLDIIWINTPDEENFCLSSAAGETTSLPLTPKRPWLPSHESEVQGQPEFTGHKQQKRSLAGKAQEEFIGRMPESSQTGDRPCPMDCPTTEEASGARGLRGCFQGTCSFRIDHTRAALVWGDMTRPACTFAPKLWTSAVIQGRQKKQTKKRKGRLKSRTDKASRL
- the LOC105470568 gene encoding endothelin-3 isoform X2 → MEPGLWLLFGLTVTSAAGLVPCSQSGDAGRRGVSQVPTAARSEGDCEETVAGPGEGTVAPTALQGPSPGSPGQEQVAEGAPEHHRSRRCTCFTYKDKECVYYCHLDIIWINTPDEENFCLSSAAGETTSLPLTPKRPWLPSHESEVQGQPEFTGHKQQKRSLAGKAQEEFIGRMPESSQTGDRPCPMDCPTTEEASGARGLRGCFQGTCSFRIDHTRAALVWGDMTRPACTFAPKLWTSAVIQGRQKKQTKKRKGR